The Stenotrophomonas sp. ASS1 genome segment CTGGTATTCGCGCGATTCGCCCTTCCAGTTCACCTGTGCGTACTGCGGCAGCTCCTCGCGCGTGACCTGCTGCGCCCAGGCAATGGCTTCACCCAGCGGATAGCCCGGCGCCAGGCCCGCGTTGATGGTGATCGAGCGCAGGCGGTTGAAGCGGTTCAGGGTGCCGGCCTCGGCCACCTCACTCAGCGTGACCAGGTTGGACAGCGGCACCAGTTCGCCGGACGTCGCGCGCACGCGGATGGCGGCCAGGTCGGCCGGGCTGGCACGGCCATCGCGACCGGCCTGCACCAGCACGTCGTACTCTTCGCCGTTGTCAACGAAGGTGGTGACGCGGCGCGAGCCCATCATGGTTTCCAGTGCCGAACCGATCGCGGTGACCGGCACGCCGAGGTCGGCCGCACGCTGGCGGTCGATGTTGACCCGCATCTGCGGCCGCGTTTCCTTGTAATCCGAGTCCGGGCCGACCAGGCCGGGGTTGTCGGCCATGCGCAGCAGGATACGGTCGCGCCACTGCGCGATCTCGGCATATTCCGGGCCGCCCAGCACGATCTGGAACGGCTGCCCGCCGCTGCGCACCAGGCCACCGCCCACCTGCGTACGCACGCGCACGCCGCGGATGGTGTCCAGTTCCTTCTGCAGTTCGTTGGCCACTTCCGGCGTGCCTTCGCTGCGCTGGCGCCACGGCTGCAGGAAGATGCTGACGCGGCCGGTGTGCATTTCCTCGCTGGCACCCCAGCCACCGGGCACGCGTGGATTGGCGCGCACGATCGGTTTGTCCGGGCCAACATGCGGTGCCAGCATCGATTCCACCTGCTGCACCTGCTGCACGGTGTAGTCGTAGCCGGCGCCTTCCGGGCCATCGATCATGATCTGGAACGAACCGCGGTCTTCGGCCGGCGCCAGTTCCGACGGCAGCAGCTTGAGCAGGCCCCAGCTGGCGGCCAGTGCGGCCACCATCACCAGCAGGTAGATCCAGGTGCGGTCCACGTGGTGGTCGAGCACCCGCCCATAGGCCCCGGCCAGGCGTTCCAGGTTGCGGTTGATGAAGCCATGCAGGCCACGCGGTGCCTGCCCGGTATGCGGCTTGAGCAATTTGGAGGCCATCATCGGCGTCAGCGTCAGCGCCACAAAGGCGGACAACGCCACCGCCGCCGCCAGCGCCACCGCCAGTTCGCGGAACAGGCGCCCGGTATTGCCTTCCAGGAATCCGACCGGCAGGAACACCGCCACCAGCACCGCGGTGGTGGCGATCACCGCGAAGGCGACCTGCGTGGTACCGCGCTTGGACGCCACCAGCGGTGGTTCGCCCAGGTCGATGCGGCGCTGCACGTTCTCCACCACCACGATCGCATCGTCCACCACCAGGCCGATGCACAGCACCAGGGCAAGCAGGGTCAGCAGGTTGATCGAGAAGTCGAACGCATACAGCGCGATGAACGCGGCGACCAGGCAGACCGGCACCGTCACCGCCGGAATCAGCGCAGCGCGGAAGCTGCCGAGGAACAGCCAGATCACCGCCAGCACGAGGATCATCGCTTCCACCAGCGTGGCGTAGACGCGGTCCACTGCGGCTTCGATGAAGGTGGTGTTGTCGAAGGCAACGAAGATCTGCGTACCCTTGGGCAGGGTCAGCGCGACCCGCTCGGCTTCAGCGCGCGCAGTACGCGCCACGTCCAGCGAGTTGGCGGTGGAGGTCTTGACGATGCCCAGGCCGATGCCCGGCTCGCCGTTGCTGCGGTAGTACGCACGTCGCTCGGCCGAGGCCAGCTCGATCTTCGCCACATCGCCCATGCGCACCACGTAACCATCGCGACCCTTGCCCAGCGGGATGGTCGCGAAGTCTTCGGGCTTGATGTAGTTGCGCTCCACGCGCAGGGTGAAATCGCGGTCGGTCGACTCGATGCGGCCGGCCGGCAGTTCCACGTTCTCGTTGCGCAGCGCGGTTTCCACGTCGCCGGTGGTCAGCCCGCGCGCCGCCAGCTGGTCGCGGTCCAGCCAGATCCGCATCGCATAGCGCTGGCGGCCGCCGATGCGGACCTGGGCCACGCCATCGAGGCTGGAGAAACGATCGACCACGTAGCGGTCGGCGTAGTCGCTCAGCTCCAGCGTGTCCATGGTCGAGGAGACCATGTTGAACCAGATGATCGGGTCGGCATCGCTCTCGACCTTGGCGATCTCCGGCGGACGCGCTTCCTCCGGCATGCGGTCGGCGACGCGGCTGACCGCATCGCGCACATCGTTGGCCGCCGCTTCGATATCGCGGTTGGAGGTGAATTCGATGCTGACCTGCGAGCGGCCGTTGGTGCTGCGCGCGTTGATCGTATCGATGCCTTCGATGCCGGCCAGCGCATCTTCCAGCACCTGGGTAATGCGGCTTTCGATGACCGCCGCCGAGGCGCCGGTGTAGTCCACCGACACCGACACGATCGGCGGATCGATGGCGGGCAGTTCGCGCAGGGTCAGGCGGGTGAAGGACATCACGCCCAGCACCAGCAGCAACAGGCTCATCACCACGGCGAACACCGGCCGCTGGATGGAGATGTCGGACAGCTTCATCCGCCGTGGCCCTCGGCCGCGACCGGCGCCGGTGCATCCGCCGGCTTGGCACCCGTGGCCGGTGCCGCGTCCTTGGCTGCGACCTTCAGGCCCGGGCGCAGCTTGCCGGTGCCATCGACCACGATGCGCTGGCCCGCTTCCAGGCCCTGCCTGATCTCGACCACGCCGGCACGGCGCGCGCCGGTGACCACATCCACGCGCTCGACGCTGTCGTCGGCGGTGATGCGGTACACGAAGGTAT includes the following:
- a CDS encoding efflux RND transporter permease subunit, producing MKLSDISIQRPVFAVVMSLLLLVLGVMSFTRLTLRELPAIDPPIVSVSVDYTGASAAVIESRITQVLEDALAGIEGIDTINARSTNGRSQVSIEFTSNRDIEAAANDVRDAVSRVADRMPEEARPPEIAKVESDADPIIWFNMVSSTMDTLELSDYADRYVVDRFSSLDGVAQVRIGGRQRYAMRIWLDRDQLAARGLTTGDVETALRNENVELPAGRIESTDRDFTLRVERNYIKPEDFATIPLGKGRDGYVVRMGDVAKIELASAERRAYYRSNGEPGIGLGIVKTSTANSLDVARTARAEAERVALTLPKGTQIFVAFDNTTFIEAAVDRVYATLVEAMILVLAVIWLFLGSFRAALIPAVTVPVCLVAAFIALYAFDFSINLLTLLALVLCIGLVVDDAIVVVENVQRRIDLGEPPLVASKRGTTQVAFAVIATTAVLVAVFLPVGFLEGNTGRLFRELAVALAAAVALSAFVALTLTPMMASKLLKPHTGQAPRGLHGFINRNLERLAGAYGRVLDHHVDRTWIYLLVMVAALAASWGLLKLLPSELAPAEDRGSFQIMIDGPEGAGYDYTVQQVQQVESMLAPHVGPDKPIVRANPRVPGGWGASEEMHTGRVSIFLQPWRQRSEGTPEVANELQKELDTIRGVRVRTQVGGGLVRSGGQPFQIVLGGPEYAEIAQWRDRILLRMADNPGLVGPDSDYKETRPQMRVNIDRQRAADLGVPVTAIGSALETMMGSRRVTTFVDNGEEYDVLVQAGRDGRASPADLAAIRVRATSGELVPLSNLVTLSEVAEAGTLNRFNRLRSITINAGLAPGYPLGEAIAWAQQVTREELPQYAQVNWKGESREYQSAGGAVLLTFAMALLVVYLVLAAQFESFIHPLTIMLTVPLGVLGALVGLWVSGGTVNLFSQIGIVMLVGLAAKNGILIVEFANQLRDDGRTVREAIIESAMVRLRPILMTSIATVVGAIPLVVAGGPGSASRGTIGIVIIFGVTLSTFLSLFVVPAFYARLAPYTRSPEAVKRELEKQEAESPSVGGHA